The genomic DNA ATGAACCCAATAATACTATGTGACATATCAAGGTGCTAGATCAGATGACAGGTGCAGAACAAATCATCATTAGCATGCTATGAAACTAGAATAGTTCCATGTACAGAACAAAAATTCTTAATATTTCAGATTTGTGATTGTTTCGACACGTGATTTCAAAACAATGTTGTTCTATACTCTACAGGCTTTAAGTGCAACTATGAACAGCACAAGCTTTAATCTGACCTTCATCCCACCAACAGCATCTTGTCTAGTCGCAATAACATTGCCATGGGGATCAATTCGTTGCTTGAATATATCATGTTTCTGCATAAGAGCATTACACCGGAACAAGTTAGTTACTGCAAGCCAACAACCATCATTTAGACATAATTTATAACAGCTAAAATCTCTAGAAAGAAATATCTCAAGCAACAATGACAGTACACAAATGCATACCACATCAAGGTGCTCTTGCCCACTGATGTCCATTGCATCAAGACTAATTATAGAACACTGAAGGGCTGGGAAGGTGACATCAAACTGCATTTTTTGGCATCAGACAAAGGTAGATGTCAATAATTGTCCAAGTTAAATTAGTACAGATCAGAAGGTCAAAACTACCAGTAAAAATCAAGTTGCAGAAAGATACAGTTCAAGGTCGGAAAATACAATAATCAACAGAAAATGTACGAGAAAGGAATGAACAAATTGCAAGCAAATAAAGCAGTTGTTCTTTGGCCGTTTGTGAACAGTTGGTAAACAGACAATGCAACGGTTTGAAAATATAACGAGAATTACAGGAAACCAAAGAATCTTGAATTAAAGCTATACGTTACATTTATGCGTAGCTTTTCTCCCCTTGAGGTATCCACCCTTAATGTTGTCTCTGTGACTGCATGAAGATATAATCCTGCATGACGAAACATTTACAGGTCAATATCAAGTATGGTAAATACTAAGTAGGTAACATTGATACTTTGGCTAGCCTTGCGATCGATTCAAGTGATGGAAAACGTAGTCGAACTTAGCAAAGCAGTCAACAAAAGATAGTCTGCCTTATAACCTCAAAATTATAATGGAGCTAGGAATTGCGTGTGCAGAATTGGAATTGGTAGCGGCAATTTTCAACATGTTGCATCAGCATAAATGGATCAGGAATTTCGCATCATTTCCTCCATCCGATTTACCAAACACAGCGGAAACAACAGAGGAACCTTCTCAACTTTCTGATTACTCGTGAAATGTAATAGATTCCAGGTAATGTGAACACTATATCGCATAATCAGCTCAATTCCACTCTCATCAACCAAACTACGTGTTGGCGTGTCCATCCGATCCACTAACCCTCTTAACTGCGCCACAAGATCTCGACACATCCCCGGAAGAACGCCATGGACGACCCATCGCTGGCGCGCCCGCATCTAGCATCAGCGACGGTCAAAACCTAACCGTCCGGACTGGATCAGGATTCGAGGctcgggagggaggagggaaggaAAGAGCGGGAGGCGTACGGAGCTCGGAGACGAAGAGGAGGAGCATGACGACGGAGGATGCGAGCGTGATGATGCCGCCGGAGAGGGTGCGGCTGTAGAAGTCCTCGTTCACCTTGGGGTAGGCGTCCAGGTTGCGGAGCTTGGACAGGAGCCCGTCCATGGCTGACGGGATCTCGGGGAGACTGCCGGGGCCGCGGAACCGGGGGAGACGAGACCGGCCCTGCCTCGCCCTATTTTTGCGGATTTCCTCGATCGAAACGGGAATGGAGCATGGAGATGGTGctggttttttttctttttccggaTTACGCCTCGTTCGTGGGGGTTTCGCATtcgggggggcggcggcgagggtagGCGTGTTTTTTCACGGGAAAAAGGGCAAAACTTCCTCGAATGCTCGAAGTCCATTTGCTTGTTTCTTCAACTTATGAAAATCAGAAAACCATTTTCCACCGTCAGATCTAGTCTTCTTAATGAAAGCGCATTGCTCGAACTGATACCGGCATTTGCACTCCCATGTTACATACACTCTTTTAGCAATCTGAATCCACCAAATAAACCGgttgcactttttttttctattagtGAATGGTGAAGTACTCAGAAAGCATAAGGTGAAACTTTGTAGAAAATACAGCAAATAATTGCATAGGTGTTATGCAGTTTTAAATGTATTTTGCAAatatgaaagaatagtgattagTTTTCGCACTTACAATGCCATATAGATACTTTTTTTAAGATGTGCAtagcatgtttttcattaaaaaGAAGAGAAGTTTGAGCATGCACAACCACGATACACGACCACGCAAGAAgcgggaaaaaaattatttgggGATGCAAACAACACCCCTCGAAATGAAACGCTACCACCTAAGGTATCCTAAGGCGCATCAACTAGCGAAGCTCTAGGAAGCCATCCTGACTCCAAGTCCTCGCTTCCTCTAATACCACCGACACCAGGGTCACCGGTTGCAGCGCCGTTCGCTTGTGCATCCGTCTGTTATATAGTCCCCATTTGTTTCcacttataagcggcttatcggtggaaataagcgagaatctcaccaaacgctttgcttattttcaccgattctcgcttatgtggtaagccgctttagagatttgaactacgagaagtgaaaagcgagaagcgagaaaatcttcttAAATTATAAACCAAGCGTGGCTAGGAGAAgcgtatccaaacagggccatagatattaaaaaaactaaattaACGGTGAATGGTTTTTAAAGAACATAAATTCCCAACCAAATATGCAATTCACTCTATTCTCTCTCATTTCCTTTTCTTatcaccttttttttccttctcacggCATATAGTTTCTTAGATGAAAAATAATTTCCTTCCTACTCCACCATGGGCACATCATTGTTTTGTTTACACTACACCTAATTAATACTGTAGAAACTATCTCATTGAGATTGTCCTGATTCAGCCTGATTTGGAGCAACTATAGGTTATGGAATGTGGCTTTGAAAAGGTACCTGATTCAAATATGCTAGCTTTTACAATCCATAAGCTATTTTATCCTGAGTTTTTATGCTCTTGCTCGCCCACTACTTCCTTTAGCTACTTAGATCTTTCAGTTCGTTAAATTTGAAAAGTCCAAATTTAAAAGCTATATCTAATCCAAACATGCCAACTTTTATAGTACAACTTTTACACTCCCAAACTCTACGAGCCCTTTCATAGTTTCGTAACCTCTAGCTGATCAAATAGGCCCTAATTTACTATTTTCTTCATCGCGAGCTAAGAATTATGGAAGAACTGAAACCTGCACGGTGCAAGTACAAACTCGACTTAAGTCTGGCCATCACATGGACGCCTCTTCAATTTACATCCGTGCACTTGCGCACCACTTGCTCGGAGAAGCTAATGCATATTAATTAAAGTCGTCCAATAAGCACATGATCAAGCATGTTCCGGTTTGTCTAGTCTGACTTAGATTTAGATCCCCGTTCTCCGTGcacgcgccacgccgccacatGATGATCGATGGCCGTCACTGCTTCAATTCCGATCCGATCCAAACTTATGCTTCGCTTCTGATGATCTCCGATCCCCACATCATTCCTGCAACTACCTAGCTAGTTAATTTTATCTGCAAAATAAAATACACGTTGTGGCGTTGTGCACTAGCATGTGCCAGCATCGTGCTCGACTGCTCCCTCGAAGAAAAAACTATTAGCAATCCACACTGTTCTGATCACTCGCTCTGAAGTGTATATATCACCCTAGCTCATCAGCCTCTTCGATCAGCTCACACCTTGCAAGGCAGTAGCTCGGATCTGGCGGTGCTCATCAGTATGGCCGGCAAGGCACTCTCCTCCGCCATCCTCCTCTCCTTCGTGATCTTGGTACGTAATTTCAAGCCCTTGCATTATCAATTTGTCGCGATAATGTCGCAGTCGCCGCGCATCTTCTCCTCACCGTCCATTTCTGCCCGCCGTTCCGCTTGCAGGCCACCGGATCAAGATCGCCGGCGGGCGTCCGGCAGGTCCAGGCAGTGGCGCCACTGAAGAGCTCATCAGCGACGACCGCCGACGACTACGAGTGCGTGTACACGGTCTACGTGCAGACGGGGTCGATCTGGAAGGCCGGGACGGACTCGGTGATCGGCCTGGGTctccgcgccgccgacggcgccggctTCACCATCCCGGACCTGGCCAAGTGGGGCGGGCTCATGGGCGCCGGCCACGACTACTACGAGCGCGGGCACCTCGACATATTCAGCGGGCGGGGACCCTGCCTGCCGTCCCCGCCGTGCGGGATGAACCTGACCTCCGACGGCTCCGGCGCGCACCACGGCTGGTACTGCAAGTCCGTCGAGGTCACCGCCTCCGGGCCCCGCGCGGCGTGCGCCAGGGCCGCGTTCGGCGTCGAGCAGTGGCTCGCCACGGACGCGCCGCCGTACCAGCTCCACGCCGAGCGCAGCGTCTGCGGGAagagcgacgcggcggcggagtgaACTGGTTTATGGTGCTGCCGGGACCGGATGTCATACGTCAGATGTCACTGTGGTTGGCCTTACAGGCGGTATTTGTTTCCTGTAGCTAAACTTAAtctctgtcacatcgaatatttgatactaattaggagtattaaatataggttaattataaaagcacagatggaggctaatttgcgagatgaatctattaagtctaattaatccatgatttgacaatgtgctacagtaaccatttgctaatgatggattaattaggcttgatagattcgtctagcgaaTTAGCTTAGAGCTTCTGCAGTtacttttataattagctcaggtttaatctttctaattagcgTCATTCGATGCAACAtgtcaaggatccaaacaccatgGCTACTCATGTGGTGTCATTTCTGTCGTTTTTGGGGGGTTTCGCGGGAATAATGAATCTGCTCGATCGGTCATCGTGATCCACACCTTTGATTCTTACTCTTCTCCGTGTAATTAGAGCTAGGCCAGGCCAGCTTTTTATACAGAGTATTGCGTGGCACGTCGTAAAGTCATCGACGAAACGTCCAACCAGTAGCCGAGctgtacgcgtgacacgcacaCTGCATTGGGAAAAAAAACGAGTACATCAAAATGAAGTTTGATGTCTGAAACTGCATCAACCCATACGGCGTGGTGGAGACATCAGCTGACCGGCGCGCTCTGCCCCNNNNNNNNNNNNNNNNNNNNNNNNNNNNNNNNNNNNNNNNNNNNNNNNNNNNNNNNNNNNNNNNNNNNNNNNNNNNNNNNNNNNNNNNNNNNNNNNNNNNTTCGGAACGGGTGAGGGGCACGTCACTAGTCCGGTATCCCCGATGGGCACCATCCGCTGCCTCCTGCGTCGCCGTCGATCTCCGCCAGCCAACTACTCCGGAACACGTGCTGCCTCGCCACGTAGCCCCGAAACGATCGCTGAAGACGCTCTGCCCGCGACGGGAACATAGTGCATTACTGGTCGCGCGGGCACGGCGTTGTTTAACCGAGCGGCTGTTGCTGTCACGACCCTGCCGGGCCGGCCAAAATAATGTCGAGGGTCCCCGGCTGACCGTGACTCCGCGAGGCGCGTAGTAAACGCTCGCACACCGCGTCATGGATCTGGCAGGTGGCAGCGAACGCCGACGAGCCCGAGCACAACTCCAATCGTAAATGGTACTACTGCCAACGTCGTGTACTCGTGTTTCACGTGCACGCGCCTGGATCTCGCCGATCGGGGGGCCCTGGGCCTGGCTCTGGCTCCCTCTCGCAGGTTTGCTATGCTAAACAGAAGAAAGCCGTGGAAGGATATGCCGCCTTGGATCCTCCTCTGCGGCCATGATCCAAATTAAAACTAGCTCGCCGTCGTCAAGTAGCTAAGCGTTCTACTACCCCCCAAGTGTCAATGTCCGGTGGGGTCGTCCCCCTACCCCCATATTAGTGCCCCACGAGACAGCCCAGCCACACCACTCGCTCCTGCGCTGTGAGCCTGAGACGACCGTGTCTCTTCTACCACCACCTACCTCTCTCAGCTCAGCACACTCCTAAGCTTCCTCCGCTGCGATCGAAGCCGGCCATGGCGAAGCTCTCCCCCTGCCTGCTCCTCGTCGTCTTCGGCGCCGTGGTAAGCTCATCGATCATTCACCTACTGCTATATATCACGCTCTCTCCGCATCTGAACTCGTACGGCGTCGCTTGATCGATTCGAGCCACTCGCCGCGCGCGTGCGTCGTCGTTCGCTGCTTCACTCACCATCATCCAATAACACCCATCAACAGGCgtgcgcgtcggcggcggcggccgtcgtcacggaggtggtggcgcgggACCCGGAGGACAAGTGCGTGTACACGGTGTACGTGCGGACGGGGTCCATCTGGAAGGGTGGGACGGACTCCAAGATCGGGGTGACGCTGGTGGGCGCCGACGGGTCGGGCATCCGGATCCCGGACCTGGAGGGGTGGGGCGGCCTCATGGGCGCCGGCCACGACTACTACGAGCGGGGCAACCTCGACATCTTCAGCGGCCGGGGGCCCTGCATGCGCGCCGCGCCCTGCGCCATGAACCTCACCTCCGACGGCACCGGCCCGCACCACGGCTGGTACTGCAACTACGTCGAGGTCACGTCCACGGGGCCGCACCTGGGATGCGCACAGCAGCTCTTCACCGTCGAGCAGTGGctcgccaccgacgccccgCCCTACCGCCTCTACAAGACCGTCGACAAGTGCCACGAGaagcgctcggcggcggctacTGCCGGGGACGACGTCGAGGCCGCTGCCACCGCGCTGTAGGCCGAAGCTCCCCtggcttaattaattcatcagcTGCTGCCCTGTGCCGCTGTGCGGATGTGCCCCGGGCGGCATGTAATAATTGTGCAGGCGTGCCTGATCTCGTCGGATCGCGTTCGTGCATCCTGTGGAGGTTTCTCCGCCTCCTTTTCCTACGACCAGATGGATCTCTGAGAATAAACCCAGCTAGCCACCGTTTCTTCAGGCTCCCATTGCTGCCTCTGTGCTGCGTTGTCGATGGCCGATGGGAGTTCGTGTTTGACTCGCGGCTGAGGTTAGTTGTGTGTCTGCGTCAGATCATTTGCCTTTGATGCGGTCTCGTGCCACTTGGCGTTGATTTCTCCGTGCTAGTGATTGCGATTTGAGAAGGCCGTGTCGGCAGAGCCTGCCTGTCGTACAAGTATTGTTGGCCATATGGTCTGTGACACATGGGCTGGCCCACGGCACGGAATTTTGGCCCGGTCCAGGCACGGCCTGGCACGGTGGCTGTCGTGCCCGTGCTGACCTGGCCCATACCACAGGCCGTGCCTGGGCCACTCTTTCTGTTGATGGTGTTGATTTCAAGTGAGAGGGACACCACTTTGTTCCTGCTGAGGCATATCATGGTCTCATGGATACTACTCCCAGTTCCTCGTACTCCCCCTCCGGCGGTCATCACCAAGACCTAACGGATGAAATGCCACACCAGGCTAGCGTCCAACAGATGTTCACGTGGACTGCACCTTTTAGTTTGCTGCAGGAACTGGAGGCCAAAACTGAATAATGTTTCGACCACTTGCCATCTTGGTGTTTTGGTCAATCATATTTACatatcattgtacatgatgTCGGTTCAAACAATGTGAATGCGAATAACAGCACAATTTGTAATATCTGCAAACTGATTGCTATAGTCCAAATTTTTATTAACCTTTATAACTTTGCTTCAGCATGCTATGCAATGGTGAGACTGTGAGAGCAAGGAATCTTTTGAATGGAAAAAGAACCAATAACCAATCAGCTTAGCCAAGTCTATGTGCAAGATGAAAAATTAAGGAAACCCAAAATATTAACATATCACTTTTCAGCATTATTAGGTGATGGCATTTCAGCTCTTGCTAGAAAAAAGGTCATATGCCTGCAGGTTAGTGCTATCCATATAAAGTGCATGATGGTTGATTCATGGCTTGGAGCTAGATGTCTTGTCTTAAAGCTACTGATGGTTGATTCAGTATATTCTGGGGTTGTTGTTAACTACGACCGGTTGCTTCTTATAGTTCCACGCTCGTGCTAATCCAACAGCATGATATTTTACTCGCTCGCCTTGTGGTGTAGCTAGGGTGAGACAAGAAAATTGATTTCCAATACATGTGCAATTGATTACTTTTATTCTCCTTGTTACAGTATAATAACATGCAGTTTTCTATTGCATTATGTCCACTCTTTTGGCCAAAATTAAATACTTCAGCTGAGTTGAGATATATATGTACAGGGATGCATGATTTACCATGTTTATCTGTATCTTTCTTGCTTAGGTCATTGATGGGCCACCTCCAGGAAGGGATTACATTGCAATGCTAGGTTCAATTTCCTGCTTTTGGTATAGTCTCTTCTTTTGTTATGGTTAGAATTAATGTGATACATATGAGATAGTCTGTATCTGCAATCTGACATGATTTACGGCTTAGAACTTTCATCTGAATATGCCTGTGCAGACAAGTAGTAACATATGTGATTTATTAAAGAAAAGAGAGCAACTGCAACTGATTTAAACATGTTGCAGTGGTCTGTATGTGTGCTGGCTGCTTGAGTAACTGAGTTACACAGTGATCTTCATTGCTTCTTTTGGTATGATTTCGTGCAGAGTAGCGCTGTTCCTACTGGTGCAGATGCCTCTGGTGATTCTACAACTAAGACATGGTAGAGTGTTACAAGGAAAAGGTTGGCTTCACCAACAGCCTGTttctttgcattttttttcgtACATAGAATACACAAAACTTATATCCAGTACACAAAACTAAGACATGGTAGAAGCTGTTTTCTATGAAGGGGCAGGGGACGATGAGGGTGATGGCAGCGCAGATGACACTGCTAAGACTAGGTAATTCCTTGCTCCGCCTTACTCTCAGGCTTGCACTCCTCTTATTGATGTTTAGGATGAAGTTAAGCAACAAGTTCTGTAGTTGTCCTCATTACAGTACCGAGGGAAATGTTTTTTAATGATTCTTTCCCCCTTTACAGCCCAAGCAAGGATGCATAGCAAGAAGGAGAGATCATGCCAATTTTGCACTCTACCAGTTGCGACCAGCGCTATGTGTGTGCTTGATCGCCTGATGCTCAAAGTCTAGCATTTAAACTTCAAAAAAATTGCTGCTGTGCTAGACGGCTATATGTTTTATGTCACTTACAACGATCCTCTTTAGCATCATGAACCTGCTTTGGATATACTGATATGCATCTATGGTAGATGCAGCAAGTGCTTCTTGAGTTACTTTGTGGATTTGGGTTGCTATACTGGTTGGATGGTTTTGATGCATTATTATGCTAGCAAAGAAATTCAACACTGCTGCGTTGCTTTGGTAGTTTCTCTATTGTCGAAGGCATAGATAGCCTGGTTGTGCTGCTTCACAGTTTGATTTAGGAGTCCTAATGTTAGGATGACAGTAGGGCGCGCATCGCGTACCGAATGTTCTAGTGAGATATTAATGATCAAATTATTACAATAAAGACTGTGCAAGGTCAAACTATGACATAAGAAAGGAGGGGGGAGTACATTCTCAAATCTAAAAAAAGTGCAGAGATATGGCGAGGCACTACTAGTCAATTGACTGTTTTcttcatagtgtccattggacGTCGTCTTTATAATCTACGGAAGGGGAGAACAAGGTGAGGGGGTCGCTATCCGTCAATTGCATGCTTTTCTCGTTGTTTACTGTTAGAATCTGATACCTCTCGTTATGTGCAGCAGCTTCTGATCTAGAAAGAAGAAAA from Setaria italica strain Yugu1 chromosome VII, Setaria_italica_v2.0, whole genome shotgun sequence includes the following:
- the LOC101765744 gene encoding PLAT domain-containing protein 3, whose amino-acid sequence is MAGKALSSAILLSFVILATGSRSPAGVRQVQAVAPLKSSSATTADDYECVYTVYVQTGSIWKAGTDSVIGLGLRAADGAGFTIPDLAKWGGLMGAGHDYYERGHLDIFSGRGPCLPSPPCGMNLTSDGSGAHHGWYCKSVEVTASGPRAACARAAFGVEQWLATDAPPYQLHAERSVCGKSDAAAE
- the LOC101766164 gene encoding PLAT domain-containing protein 3: MAKLSPCLLLVVFGAVACASAAAAVVTEVVARDPEDKCVYTVYVRTGSIWKGGTDSKIGVTLVGADGSGIRIPDLEGWGGLMGAGHDYYERGNLDIFSGRGPCMRAAPCAMNLTSDGTGPHHGWYCNYVEVTSTGPHLGCAQQLFTVEQWLATDAPPYRLYKTVDKCHEKRSAAATAGDDVEAAATAL